A genomic window from Candidatus Peregrinibacteria bacterium includes:
- a CDS encoding IS30 family transposase — protein sequence KVSEEKIYAVQEKLNDRPRKSLRYRTPNEVISDLL from the coding sequence CAAAGTATCAGAAGAAAAAATCTATGCAGTACAAGAAAAACTCAACGACAGACCAAGAAAATCACTTCGATATCGTACTCCAAATGAAGTCATTTCTGATCTCCTCTAG